The DNA sequence GCAGTATACGGCCAGCATCAGCGATCTGATTGGCGTGGTGGGTGATATGAGCCATCAGGTGACAGACGGCGGGCTGATTACACGTGTCGTGGCGTACTACAACCTGTTGAGTTTGAAAGAGCAGGCCGGTGTCATGCGCGCGTTGCTGTCAGAAGTGTTTGCGGTTGACGGCTTTGCGCCCGGGCAGTACGAACGGTTTAGTCAACTGGTTGGTATGGAAATGGCTTATGCCACGGCGTTTAACCAGTTTGCCGAACCGCTACAGCGCCAGCAAATGCAGGACATCGCGAATGACCCTTCGGTGCAAACGGCGCTGAAAATGCGTGATACCGCTTTTGCCAAAGCTGCCAGCGGTGGTTTTGGTATTGATGCCAATGAGTGGTTTAAACAGCAGAGCCTGCGTATCGACAGATTAAAAGGGATTGAAGATAGCGTGTCGGCCGATCTGTTGGGGTGGTCTGCTCGTCTGGAGCAGCAAGCCCGCATGAGCGGCTATGGCTATATTGGCGGCGCATCGGTCGCGGTGCTGCTGGCCCTGCTGCTGGCGGTATGGGTGGCGCGTAATATCTATCGCCAGATTACCTCGACATTAAAAACCATTGACGACATGGGCAATGATTTAACCTGTCGGCTGACGGTGCCGGGCAATGATGAGCTCTCGCAGTTAAATCGGGCTTATAACCGCGCGCTGGAAAATATTGAAGACATTGTCGTCACCATTAAACAGAGCGCCGATTGGGTGGGGCAAGCCAGCCACGACATTACGCAAGGCAATCAGGATCTGGCGCAGCGCACTGACGAACAAGCGGCATCGCTGGTGGAGACTGCCAGCAGCATGGAGCAGATTACCATCGCCGTGAAGCAAACGGCTGATTATGCGAATCAGGCGGCTGAATTGATGACCAGCATGGAGGCGCAGATAAACGTGGCTGATAACGTGACGCTGCAAGCCCGTGACGCGATGGCGTTGATTCGCCAATCCAGCGAGCAGATGTCGCAGATAACCGGCGCAATTGATGCGATAGCGTTTCAGACCAACCTGTTAGCGCTCAACGCCTCGGTAGAGGCCGCGCGAGCGGGCGAGCAGGGGCGCGGTTTTGCCGTTGTCGCCACAGAGGTACGTAATCTGGCGCAGCGCAGCGCCGCTGAATCACAACGCATCAGGGAACTGATTGCTGCAAGCGTCGAGCAGGTGCAAACGGGCGTGACGCTGGTGGCGCGCAGTAGCGACACCATGCAGCATATTATGTCGAGCGCCACGCAGGTCAGGCACTTTGTTGGCGATATTGCGACCGCTGCGAATGAGCAGGCGTTAGGCGTTTCACAAGTCCATCTGGCGTTGAACCAGTTAGAGCAGGTGACGCAACAAAATGCCGCGCTGGTCTCGCAAGCCGCCAGCGCCAGCCAATTGCTTGACCAGCAGGCCGATCAGATGAAACAGACGGTCGATAAGTTTGTGGTCTCCGACACGCCAGCGCCGACGGCTGGCCGGGCGTCTCAGCCATTGGCGCTAGGGCGTGCGGGCAGGTATTAAGATTCATTGCCACGTCACCCGGCACGGCGGGCATCAACCGATACGGTAGTGATGCTCCGCCGTTGCCATCAAGGTTTGCACTAATTGCGCCAGCATGGGTTGCAGCGTTTGCGCTTTGTCAGGCTGCCAGCAAAACGGTGGCTGCTCGTCCATGTAGTTGCACTGTGCCAGCTCCAGCTGTATGGCATGCTGATGCTGTTCCGGCAGGCCGTATGCCCGGGTGATATAACCGCCCCGAAACCGCCCGTTTAGTACCCAACTCCAGCGCGACTGCGACTGACACACCGCCACCAATGCCGCTTCAAGCCAGGGCGGGCAACTCAGGCCGCTATTGCTGCCGAGGTTTAAATCCGGCAACCGGCCATCAAATAAACGCGGAATGCGTGACGCTATCGAGTGGGCATCAAACAGCAAGGCATAGCCATATTGCTGTTTGATGCGTGCCAGCTCGTGCTGAAGCTTGTGATGGTAGGGCTGCCAAATCTGCTGCAAATAGCGCTGACGTAACGCCGCAGACGGTGTTTTACC is a window from the Dickeya lacustris genome containing:
- a CDS encoding methyl-accepting chemotaxis protein codes for the protein MLGFSSLSIRYKFALALMPLLFALLWFAALGALERRHVEQDMAQFATQLILAQRAGNAVHELQRERGMSAGYIGSKGQKFAEQLREQRGVTDKALAAFWQSASSVSSGGELAPRLQRLQPRLQGVPSLRTQIEGFSIPATQAVGQYTASISDLIGVVGDMSHQVTDGGLITRVVAYYNLLSLKEQAGVMRALLSEVFAVDGFAPGQYERFSQLVGMEMAYATAFNQFAEPLQRQQMQDIANDPSVQTALKMRDTAFAKAASGGFGIDANEWFKQQSLRIDRLKGIEDSVSADLLGWSARLEQQARMSGYGYIGGASVAVLLALLLAVWVARNIYRQITSTLKTIDDMGNDLTCRLTVPGNDELSQLNRAYNRALENIEDIVVTIKQSADWVGQASHDITQGNQDLAQRTDEQAASLVETASSMEQITIAVKQTADYANQAAELMTSMEAQINVADNVTLQARDAMALIRQSSEQMSQITGAIDAIAFQTNLLALNASVEAARAGEQGRGFAVVATEVRNLAQRSAAESQRIRELIAASVEQVQTGVTLVARSSDTMQHIMSSATQVRHFVGDIATAANEQALGVSQVHLALNQLEQVTQQNAALVSQAASASQLLDQQADQMKQTVDKFVVSDTPAPTAGRASQPLALGRAGRY
- the hutG gene encoding N-formylglutamate deformylase, producing the protein MTPYTFLAGDSPLLLSIPHAGTGLTPEVAEALSPAAQALPDTDWHIPTLYAFAKTLGASILIGHYSRLVIDLNRPADDQPLYSSATTGLFPDVLFDGTAAFLPGKTPSAALRQRYLQQIWQPYHHKLQHELARIKQQYGYALLFDAHSIASRIPRLFDGRLPDLNLGSNSGLSCPPWLEAALVAVCQSQSRWSWVLNGRFRGGYITRAYGLPEQHQHAIQLELAQCNYMDEQPPFCWQPDKAQTLQPMLAQLVQTLMATAEHHYRIG